In a single window of the Pseudodesulfovibrio profundus genome:
- a CDS encoding hybrid sensor histidine kinase/response regulator, with amino-acid sequence MRKFYYSTIILMLLFVVPCAAAAEKEKKNILYLNSYHHGYEWSDAILEGVRSVLDESDYKINLQVEYMDVKRFSYDDVSAMLLRLYREKFLNENFDVVMVSDNDAYRFATENREELFPGVPLVFCGVNDFNATMLQDNVTGVEENFDLQLTLDVALKIHPNKKRMVVVGDKSTAGVTIRAQIEAVMPQYADRLDVEYWTDMTLEQVLDKLETLSSDSFLFFIPFYHSIKGQFYTAEETMQAIYKESTLPIYTAWEFLLGHGAVGGHMLSGFRHGQKAASMSLRILRGEEATAIPVLREPTGEYAFDYHALWRLNISQELLPKNSRIINAPSPFYELPKQLLWTMVIGFLIVLVVLFFLVITMLERRKVERKILDQLAFQETLMDAVPLLVSWKDREGRYLGTNQAFAEFFGFEHGDSVVSLSSNEVMRDPTHVAWATRADMQVITKQQAFRKVRRNLTDAEGNQAWLEINKVPIRDQAGNIVGVLSTAENITKEQDLEKQLLQSQKMEAIGTLAGGIAHDFNNILTSIINSTELAISDIEPDSVTSKDLLRVLKAARRGGRVVKQILAFSRPSTEGFRPTDVGSVVSEVLGLMEASMPGNIQVRSSIRSNLPMVHADPTQLHQVAMNLCTNAFHALRQEGGAIEAHVDTVLLDEEQARILSLEPGEYVLMAIQDDGPGIPPEIMDKIFDPFFTTKDKTEGTGLGLSVVHGIIRSHRGGLQVLSPPEGGTVFEIYLPKAEKEVIVGVDGAAAKARRWAHILFIEDDYDQLATTPRLLETMGYEVTAIGAPEDALVKVKGMSHLFDLVITDYDMPGMSGTQFASQLIELTPNLPVILVSGREDASAAAARLPNIKAVIIKPYDKDTLSAAISGVIDE; translated from the coding sequence ATGCGCAAATTCTATTATTCGACAATTATCCTCATGCTCTTGTTTGTGGTCCCGTGTGCTGCGGCGGCAGAGAAAGAGAAAAAAAACATATTGTACCTCAATTCGTATCATCACGGGTATGAGTGGTCGGATGCAATCCTCGAAGGCGTGCGTTCAGTCCTCGACGAAAGTGATTACAAGATAAATCTTCAGGTAGAGTACATGGACGTCAAGCGGTTCAGCTACGACGATGTGTCCGCCATGCTGCTGCGGCTATACCGCGAGAAGTTCCTGAACGAGAATTTTGATGTCGTCATGGTTTCAGACAACGATGCCTATCGTTTTGCCACGGAGAATCGGGAGGAGTTGTTCCCGGGAGTGCCGTTGGTTTTTTGCGGTGTCAACGATTTCAATGCGACCATGCTTCAGGACAATGTCACGGGCGTGGAGGAAAATTTCGATCTCCAGTTGACCCTTGATGTCGCCCTGAAAATTCATCCGAATAAGAAACGCATGGTCGTGGTGGGCGATAAATCCACTGCCGGCGTGACCATCCGGGCGCAGATTGAAGCGGTCATGCCTCAGTATGCAGACAGGTTGGATGTCGAATACTGGACTGATATGACTTTGGAACAGGTGCTGGATAAGCTGGAGACATTGTCGTCGGATTCATTTCTTTTCTTCATCCCGTTCTACCACAGCATCAAGGGGCAGTTCTATACTGCCGAAGAAACCATGCAGGCCATCTATAAGGAGTCCACGCTTCCGATTTATACTGCATGGGAGTTCCTGCTCGGGCATGGTGCTGTCGGCGGACATATGCTCTCCGGGTTCAGGCATGGTCAGAAGGCGGCGTCCATGTCCCTTCGCATTCTCAGAGGTGAAGAGGCTACCGCCATTCCGGTCCTTCGCGAACCCACCGGTGAGTACGCGTTCGATTATCACGCCCTGTGGCGGTTGAATATCAGTCAGGAATTGTTACCGAAGAACAGCCGTATCATCAATGCACCCAGTCCGTTTTATGAATTGCCCAAGCAGTTGCTGTGGACGATGGTCATCGGTTTCCTCATCGTTCTGGTCGTCTTGTTCTTCCTGGTTATCACCATGCTGGAACGGCGAAAGGTTGAGCGCAAGATTCTTGACCAGCTGGCATTTCAGGAAACGCTTATGGATGCGGTGCCGCTCCTTGTCTCATGGAAGGACAGGGAGGGGCGATACCTCGGAACGAACCAGGCGTTTGCCGAATTCTTCGGGTTTGAGCACGGCGATTCTGTAGTCAGTCTCTCTTCAAATGAAGTGATGCGGGACCCGACCCATGTTGCATGGGCCACCCGCGCCGATATGCAGGTCATCACCAAGCAGCAGGCGTTTAGAAAAGTGCGCCGCAACCTGACCGATGCAGAAGGAAATCAGGCCTGGCTTGAGATCAACAAGGTTCCAATTCGTGATCAGGCCGGGAATATCGTTGGTGTGCTCAGTACCGCGGAGAATATCACCAAGGAACAGGACCTGGAAAAGCAGTTGCTGCAATCCCAAAAGATGGAAGCCATCGGTACGCTTGCTGGCGGTATTGCCCATGATTTCAACAATATCCTGACGTCGATCATCAATTCGACCGAGTTGGCTATTTCTGACATCGAGCCGGATTCCGTCACGAGCAAGGATCTGCTGCGTGTTCTGAAGGCGGCTCGACGTGGGGGCCGGGTGGTTAAACAGATTCTGGCCTTCAGCCGTCCTTCCACCGAAGGGTTCCGTCCAACGGATGTGGGGTCCGTCGTCTCGGAGGTCCTGGGATTGATGGAGGCATCCATGCCCGGGAATATCCAGGTCAGGTCATCCATCCGATCCAACCTGCCCATGGTTCACGCCGATCCCACTCAGTTGCATCAGGTGGCGATGAACCTGTGCACCAATGCCTTTCATGCCTTGCGACAGGAAGGTGGCGCGATAGAAGCACATGTGGATACAGTGCTGCTTGATGAGGAACAGGCTCGTATTCTGAGCCTGGAACCGGGCGAATATGTCCTTATGGCCATTCAGGATGATGGTCCCGGTATTCCGCCCGAAATCATGGACAAGATTTTTGATCCGTTTTTTACCACCAAGGACAAGACTGAAGGAACCGGTTTGGGCCTTTCTGTCGTTCATGGAATCATCCGAAGTCATCGCGGTGGGCTACAGGTACTTTCTCCTCCCGAAGGCGGCACTGTTTTTGAGATATATCTGCCCAAGGCAGAAAAAGAAGTGATCGTCGGTGTCGACGGGGCTGCGGCGAAAGCGCGCCGATGGGCACATATACTGTTTATCGAAGACGATTATGACCAACTGGCCACTACGCCCAGATTACTCGAAACAATGGGCTATGAGGTCACGGCAATAGGAGCCCCGGAAGACGCTTTGGTCAAGGTGAAGGGGATGTCCCACCTGTTTGATCTGGTCATTACCGATTATGACATGCCCGGCATGAGCGGGACGCAGTTTGCCTCACAATTGATTGAATTGACGCCCAACCTCCCGGTGATACTCGTTTCCGGTCGAGAGGATGCGTCTGCGGCAGCCGCCCGGTTGCCAAATATAAAAGCCGTCATTATCAAACCGTACGACAAAGACACGTTGTCCGCGGCGATAAGCGGCGTAATAGACGAATAA
- a CDS encoding sigma-54-dependent transcriptional regulator, which produces MAKILVIDDDFEVCETMESLITRLTHSCDAAHSLDEGLRMVRAKTYDVVFLDVRLPDGNSLDILPDLMALPQPPEVIILTGKGDPDGAELAIEGGAWDYLLKPSSVREISLTLGRALKYHEEKVGKIEGEGLDLTNVVGASPSIKVSFGLMGQAARSDTNVLITGHTGTGKELFASTIHANSNRRNGQFVVVDCAGLTESLVESTLFGHRKGAFTGAQDDRIGLVKLADGGTLFLDEVGEMPLSIQKAFLRVLQERTFRPVGDTREQTSNFRLIAATNRDLDEMVEKGEFRSDLLFRIKTMRIHLPPLSQRPEDIRPLAQYRVKRLCDYYGIPEKAYGSDFFTTLESYSWPGNVRELFNILERAVIASADEKTLYSMHLPRTLRIQVVKSQIAKMTGDAALEQDEAALVSSGVSKIGQEIFEDIFDQELPTLREFKSIAEKVYLGELIRQCGGDLPKILKASKLSRSHFYSLLKKYGLSL; this is translated from the coding sequence GTGGCTAAAATATTGGTAATAGATGACGATTTTGAAGTTTGCGAAACCATGGAGAGCCTGATTACAAGGCTGACGCACTCCTGTGACGCTGCTCACTCCCTGGATGAAGGGCTGCGCATGGTTCGAGCCAAAACCTACGACGTGGTCTTTCTTGACGTTCGTTTGCCTGATGGAAACAGTCTGGACATACTGCCGGATTTGATGGCGCTGCCTCAACCGCCGGAAGTAATCATTCTGACAGGTAAAGGCGATCCAGATGGCGCAGAACTTGCCATCGAAGGCGGTGCCTGGGATTACCTGCTCAAACCCTCCAGCGTACGCGAAATTTCACTGACGCTGGGCCGTGCTCTCAAATACCATGAGGAAAAGGTCGGCAAGATAGAGGGTGAAGGGCTTGATCTGACCAATGTCGTCGGCGCCAGTCCGTCGATCAAGGTCAGCTTCGGTCTGATGGGGCAGGCGGCCCGTTCAGACACCAATGTCCTGATTACCGGACACACCGGGACAGGCAAGGAACTGTTCGCGTCCACCATTCATGCCAACTCCAACAGGCGAAACGGTCAGTTCGTGGTCGTCGATTGTGCCGGACTGACGGAATCGCTGGTTGAGTCGACACTATTCGGCCACAGAAAGGGCGCGTTTACCGGTGCACAGGATGATCGTATCGGACTGGTTAAACTGGCTGACGGCGGCACCTTGTTTCTTGATGAAGTTGGCGAAATGCCGCTCTCGATTCAAAAGGCTTTTTTGCGCGTCTTGCAGGAGCGAACCTTCCGTCCTGTCGGTGACACGCGAGAGCAGACAAGTAATTTCCGGCTGATTGCCGCCACCAACCGCGATCTTGATGAGATGGTGGAGAAGGGGGAATTCCGCTCTGACCTGTTGTTCCGTATCAAGACCATGCGAATCCACCTGCCTCCGCTTTCGCAACGGCCAGAGGATATCCGCCCCCTTGCTCAGTATCGAGTCAAACGACTGTGCGACTACTACGGTATTCCTGAGAAAGCGTACGGCTCGGATTTCTTCACGACCCTTGAGAGTTATTCGTGGCCGGGGAACGTGCGCGAGCTGTTCAATATCCTCGAACGGGCCGTTATTGCTTCGGCAGATGAGAAAACCCTGTATTCCATGCATTTGCCGCGAACGCTTCGCATTCAGGTTGTCAAATCTCAAATAGCAAAGATGACGGGAGATGCTGCTCTTGAACAGGATGAGGCAGCCCTTGTCAGCTCCGGTGTCAGTAAGATTGGACAGGAGATTTTTGAGGATATTTTCGATCAGGAATTGCCCACGCTGCGTGAGTTCAAATCCATTGCCGAAAAAGTGTATCTTGGTGAATTGATCCGCCAGTGCGGAGGCGATCTGCCTAAGATTCTCAAGGCATCGAAACTGTCTCGTTCGCACTTCTATTCACTGCTGAAGAAGTACGGACTTTCGCTTTAG
- a CDS encoding HU family DNA-binding protein, protein MTKAELVAKIAEKNGTSKAQAEASMNAILDIITDELAAGNKLTLTGFGTFSVSERKARTGRNPRTGDEIKIPATKVAQFKPGKVLKEAVK, encoded by the coding sequence ATGACTAAAGCAGAACTCGTTGCCAAGATCGCCGAAAAGAACGGCACTTCCAAAGCACAGGCCGAAGCGTCCATGAATGCTATCCTCGATATCATCACCGACGAACTGGCCGCTGGCAACAAGCTGACCCTCACCGGTTTCGGCACCTTCAGCGTGTCTGAGCGCAAGGCCCGCACCGGCCGCAACCCCCGCACTGGCGACGAGATCAAAATCCCGGCCACCAAGGTTGCCCAGTTCAAGCCCGGCAAGGTTCTGAAAGAAGCCGTCAAGTAG
- a CDS encoding DMT family transporter — protein MSNTHKTGYACALLATLIWSGNFIIARGLGDQISPFTLAALRWGTATLILLPFAGKALWNERATLKKHLPHLLISALIGVTTFNTLIYIAAHTTNTLNLSLIATATPAFVVLLSRVMLGEAITVNKLIGLLAAVFGIVTLVTRGNYQVLLDLSFHQGDIWMLLAALLWAMYSIHLKRRPDTISQKAYLGFTFLAGVLPLIPAAIGEQMVNSSFPLSLTAMGAVLYIGIGASLISYILWAKAMKTIGPTRASFVYYSLPAFCGIEAYLILNEPITWAHAVGFVLILGGILIATHPRFAPAKASVHNS, from the coding sequence ATGTCAAACACTCACAAAACCGGATACGCGTGCGCCCTGCTTGCTACACTCATTTGGTCCGGCAACTTCATCATAGCCAGAGGTCTGGGCGACCAGATATCGCCCTTCACCCTCGCAGCGCTTCGCTGGGGGACGGCAACACTGATCCTGCTCCCCTTTGCGGGCAAAGCGCTCTGGAATGAACGAGCAACACTGAAAAAGCATCTGCCTCACCTGCTGATTTCAGCCCTGATCGGCGTCACGACATTCAACACGCTGATCTACATTGCCGCTCATACCACCAACACGCTCAACCTCTCACTCATCGCCACAGCAACTCCGGCGTTTGTGGTGCTACTCTCCCGAGTGATGTTGGGAGAGGCTATCACAGTCAACAAGTTGATAGGACTCCTGGCCGCAGTTTTTGGCATCGTCACATTGGTAACTCGTGGGAACTACCAGGTTCTCCTGGATCTTTCCTTTCATCAAGGTGACATATGGATGCTGCTGGCCGCCCTGCTGTGGGCCATGTATTCCATCCATCTCAAACGGCGCCCCGACACCATTTCGCAAAAAGCCTACCTCGGGTTCACCTTTCTGGCAGGAGTGCTGCCACTCATCCCCGCAGCCATTGGCGAGCAGATGGTCAATTCTTCGTTCCCCCTGTCTCTGACAGCCATGGGTGCTGTTCTCTATATCGGCATCGGCGCATCGCTCATATCCTACATATTATGGGCAAAAGCCATGAAAACAATCGGTCCAACCCGTGCATCATTCGTCTATTACTCTCTACCGGCCTTTTGCGGTATCGAAGCGTATCTGATTTTGAATGAACCCATCACCTGGGCCCACGCAGTGGGTTTTGTTCTGATCCTCGGCGGTATACTCATCGCGACACATCCTCGATTTGCACCAGCCAAGGCATCCGTACACAATTCGTAA
- the nifJ gene encoding pyruvate:ferredoxin (flavodoxin) oxidoreductase → MAKMKTMDGNTAAAWVSYAMSETAAIYPITPSSTMGEIADEWAAQGRKNIFGQTVEVRQLQSEAGAAGAVHGSLAGGALTTTFTASQGLLLMIPNMYKIAGELLPCVFHVSARAIAAHALSIFGDHQDVMACRQTGFAMIAAASVQEVMDLSLVAHLATVESSIPFLSFFDGFRTSHEIQKIEVIDYADMKPLLNMDKVAEFRARSMNPEHPDVRGTAQNPDIYFQGREATNAEYDAIPDIVEMYMDKVSALTGRSYKPFDYVGAEDAENVVIAMGSGCEAIEEVVNHLNAKGEKVGLIKVRLYRPFSAKHFLSVLPASCKKIAVLDRTKEPGSLGDPLYLDVCTVFKEQGEGPEVVAGRYGLGSKEFTPAMVKAVFDNLAESATRTRFTVGIEDDVTNASLVTTEALDTTPEGTVQCKFWGLGSDGTVGANKQAIKIIGDNTDMYAQGYFSYDSKKSGGITISHLRFGEKPIQSTYLVTAADYIACHNPSYVNLYDVLDGIKEGGTFVLNCAWTADEMDKKLPASMRRVIAQKNLKFYTVDAVKIAGEVGLGGRINMVMQTAFFKLADVIPFDEAVKLLKDGIEAAYGKKGPKIVEMNNAAVDKATDAIVEIEVPASWAELSDEAVSTDDAPAYVKDVMRPVLAQKGDDLPVSAFSKDGTMPLSTSKWEKRGVAINVPEWIADNCIQCNQCAFVCPHSALRPVIASDDEMKNAPSTFGTIDAKGKDVKGMQYRLQVASQDCLGCGNCADICPAKEKALVMKPIATQLEEQVPNWDFAETVSFKDAFKRDTVKGSQFRQSLMEFSGACSGCGETPYVKVLTQLFGERMIIANATGCSSIWGASAPSTPYAVNAEGHGPAWGNSLFEDAAEFGFGIEMGVNRRREILVSKCEAALESASGETKTAIENWLAAKDDAEASAEAGKALKAALKGTGDAALKEIAADEDLFTKKSVWIFGGDGWAYDIGFGGLDHVIASGKDVNILVMDTEVYSNTGGQSSKATPLGSIAKFAAAGKGTGKKDLGRMAMTYGYVYVASIAMGADKQQTMKAFKEAEAYPGPSLIICYAPCINQGIKKGMGKTQIEQKLAVDSGYWPLYRYNPLLAEEGKNPFQLESKAPDGSLQEFLSGENRYAMLERFHPELSKAFRERIEKDYADRYAILTHLADADFSKPEADAAGTCEVGVSTESPGSGEPCDDGR, encoded by the coding sequence ATGGCAAAGATGAAAACGATGGACGGTAACACCGCTGCAGCATGGGTTTCCTATGCAATGAGTGAGACCGCAGCCATCTACCCCATCACCCCGTCGTCCACCATGGGCGAAATCGCTGACGAGTGGGCCGCTCAGGGCCGCAAGAATATTTTTGGGCAGACCGTCGAGGTCCGTCAGCTTCAGAGTGAAGCCGGCGCTGCCGGTGCGGTTCACGGCTCTCTGGCCGGTGGCGCACTGACCACTACCTTCACCGCTTCCCAGGGTTTGCTCCTGATGATCCCGAACATGTACAAGATCGCCGGTGAGCTTCTCCCGTGTGTCTTCCATGTTTCCGCCCGCGCCATTGCCGCTCACGCCCTCTCTATTTTTGGCGACCACCAGGATGTCATGGCTTGCCGTCAGACCGGTTTCGCCATGATCGCAGCTGCATCCGTTCAGGAAGTCATGGACCTTTCCCTGGTTGCTCACCTGGCAACTGTTGAAAGCTCCATTCCGTTCCTGTCCTTCTTCGACGGTTTCCGCACCTCTCACGAAATTCAGAAAATCGAAGTCATCGATTACGCTGACATGAAGCCGCTTCTGAACATGGACAAGGTTGCTGAATTCCGTGCACGCTCCATGAACCCGGAACACCCGGACGTTCGTGGTACTGCTCAGAACCCGGATATCTACTTCCAGGGCCGTGAAGCCACCAACGCCGAGTACGACGCCATTCCTGACATCGTTGAGATGTACATGGACAAAGTGTCCGCTCTCACCGGCCGCAGCTACAAGCCTTTCGATTACGTCGGTGCAGAAGATGCAGAAAACGTCGTCATCGCCATGGGCTCCGGCTGTGAAGCCATTGAAGAAGTGGTTAACCACCTCAATGCCAAGGGCGAAAAAGTCGGTCTCATCAAAGTCCGTCTGTACCGTCCTTTCTCTGCCAAGCATTTCCTGTCCGTCCTTCCCGCATCCTGCAAGAAGATCGCAGTGCTCGACCGTACCAAGGAGCCCGGTTCCCTGGGCGATCCGCTGTACCTCGACGTCTGCACCGTCTTCAAGGAGCAGGGGGAAGGCCCCGAAGTGGTGGCTGGCCGTTACGGTCTGGGCTCCAAGGAGTTCACCCCGGCCATGGTCAAGGCTGTCTTCGACAACCTGGCCGAGTCCGCCACTCGCACCCGCTTCACCGTGGGTATCGAGGACGATGTCACCAACGCCTCCCTTGTCACGACCGAGGCCCTGGATACTACCCCGGAAGGCACTGTGCAGTGCAAGTTCTGGGGCCTCGGCTCTGACGGCACCGTCGGAGCTAACAAGCAGGCGATCAAGATCATCGGTGATAACACCGACATGTACGCTCAGGGCTACTTCTCCTACGATTCCAAGAAGTCCGGCGGTATCACCATTTCTCACCTGCGTTTCGGCGAGAAACCCATCCAGTCCACCTATCTGGTCACCGCAGCCGACTACATCGCCTGCCACAACCCCAGCTATGTGAACCTGTATGACGTTCTCGACGGCATCAAGGAAGGCGGCACCTTCGTACTGAACTGTGCCTGGACCGCTGATGAAATGGACAAGAAGCTTCCCGCTTCCATGCGCCGCGTCATTGCTCAGAAAAACCTCAAGTTCTACACCGTCGACGCTGTTAAGATCGCTGGCGAAGTCGGACTTGGTGGTCGCATCAACATGGTCATGCAGACCGCCTTCTTCAAGCTCGCCGACGTCATCCCGTTCGATGAAGCCGTCAAGCTGCTCAAGGACGGCATCGAAGCCGCCTACGGCAAGAAGGGACCGAAGATCGTTGAGATGAACAACGCTGCCGTTGACAAAGCAACCGACGCCATCGTCGAGATCGAAGTACCCGCATCCTGGGCTGAGCTCTCCGATGAAGCCGTTTCCACCGACGATGCACCTGCATACGTCAAGGACGTCATGCGTCCGGTTCTGGCTCAGAAGGGCGATGACCTTCCGGTTTCTGCCTTCTCCAAAGACGGCACCATGCCTCTGTCCACTTCCAAGTGGGAAAAGCGCGGCGTTGCCATCAACGTCCCCGAGTGGATCGCTGATAACTGCATCCAGTGTAACCAGTGTGCATTCGTTTGCCCGCACTCCGCACTGCGTCCGGTCATCGCATCCGACGATGAAATGAAAAACGCTCCGTCCACCTTCGGCACCATTGATGCCAAGGGCAAGGACGTGAAAGGCATGCAGTACCGCCTCCAGGTCGCCTCTCAGGATTGTCTGGGTTGCGGAAACTGCGCCGATATCTGCCCGGCCAAGGAAAAGGCTCTGGTCATGAAGCCCATTGCCACCCAGCTCGAAGAGCAGGTTCCCAACTGGGACTTCGCTGAAACCGTATCCTTCAAGGACGCTTTCAAGCGCGACACCGTGAAGGGCTCCCAGTTCCGTCAGTCCCTGATGGAATTCTCCGGCGCCTGTTCCGGTTGTGGTGAAACCCCGTACGTCAAGGTGCTGACTCAGCTCTTCGGCGAACGCATGATCATCGCCAACGCCACCGGTTGCTCCTCCATCTGGGGTGCATCCGCTCCGTCCACCCCTTACGCAGTCAATGCAGAAGGTCATGGTCCGGCTTGGGGTAACTCCCTGTTCGAAGATGCCGCCGAGTTCGGTTTCGGTATCGAGATGGGTGTAAACCGCCGCCGCGAAATTCTGGTCAGCAAGTGCGAAGCAGCTCTCGAGTCCGCTTCCGGCGAGACCAAGACCGCCATCGAAAACTGGCTCGCAGCCAAGGACGATGCCGAAGCTTCCGCTGAAGCCGGCAAGGCACTGAAAGCAGCCCTCAAGGGCACCGGCGACGCAGCACTGAAAGAAATCGCTGCAGACGAAGACCTCTTCACCAAGAAGTCCGTCTGGATCTTCGGTGGTGACGGTTGGGCCTACGACATCGGTTTCGGTGGTCTGGATCACGTCATTGCTTCCGGCAAGGACGTCAACATCCTCGTCATGGATACCGAAGTCTACTCCAACACCGGTGGTCAGTCCTCCAAGGCGACTCCGCTTGGCTCCATCGCCAAGTTTGCCGCCGCAGGTAAGGGCACCGGCAAGAAGGACCTCGGCCGCATGGCAATGACCTACGGTTATGTCTACGTTGCCTCCATCGCCATGGGCGCGGACAAGCAGCAGACCATGAAGGCGTTCAAGGAAGCTGAAGCTTACCCCGGACCGTCCCTCATCATCTGCTACGCACCGTGCATCAACCAGGGCATCAAGAAGGGCATGGGCAAGACCCAGATCGAGCAGAAGCTTGCTGTTGATTCCGGCTACTGGCCGCTGTATCGCTACAACCCGCTGCTGGCTGAAGAAGGCAAGAATCCCTTCCAGCTCGAATCCAAGGCCCCGGACGGCTCCCTCCAGGAATTCCTCTCCGGTGAAAACCGTTACGCAATGCTGGAACGCTTCCACCCGGAACTGTCCAAGGCATTCCGTGAGCGCATTGAGAAAGACTACGCCGACCGTTACGCAATCCTTACGCATCTGGCTGACGCTGATTTCAGCAAGCCTGAAGCCGATGCTGCAGGAACCTGCGAAGTTGGTGTGTCCACCGAAAGCCCCGGTTCCGGTGAACCGTGTGACGACGGCAGATAG
- a CDS encoding L-lactate permease yields MYTLMALAPILTVFFFLVILRWPAKKAMPLALVVVTLLAFFVWQVAGTVIAASIIQGVAIALAILWIVFGALLMLNTLTNSGAIAAIRAGFMDITPDRRIQAMIIAWCFGAFIEGAAGFGTPAAVCAPLLMALGFPAMAAVTTALIIQSTPVTFGAVGTPVLLGVKTGLDNPIVHDVLGKNGIAFMDYIYEIGANAALFHGLIGIMIPTFLAVILTRFFGKEKSVAKGLEALPFGIFAGLAFTVPYYLVAKFLGPEFPSLIGGLVGLALVVTAAKNNFLTPKTTWDFDARENWPKHWMGTWEPKFAKAPEHMTLMKAWSPYVLVGLFLVLSRKVDFIKGALTSVSIPITDLFGTGIGYSIKPLYVPGFIFLCAVICAFFIQRMDFSALKDAAGKAGKTTLQASFALGFAIPMVRVFINSGTNASGLASMPLELANGVAGLAGSAWTGFAAVIGAMGAFIAGSNTVSNMMFSLFQFGVASQIDVPQAIIVALQAVGGAAGNMITVHNVVAAAAVVGLMDREGEIIRKTLIPLTYYLVMAGILGVVLTGAGMGLVLK; encoded by the coding sequence ATGTACACTTTAATGGCACTGGCACCGATTCTTACGGTGTTCTTTTTCCTGGTAATTCTACGCTGGCCCGCTAAAAAAGCGATGCCGCTGGCACTGGTAGTGGTAACACTGCTGGCCTTTTTCGTTTGGCAGGTGGCCGGTACGGTCATCGCCGCATCCATTATTCAGGGTGTTGCGATCGCGTTAGCGATCTTGTGGATTGTCTTTGGTGCGCTGTTGATGCTCAACACGCTCACCAATAGTGGTGCTATTGCGGCTATTCGCGCCGGTTTCATGGATATTACTCCTGACCGTCGTATTCAGGCCATGATCATCGCATGGTGCTTCGGTGCATTCATTGAGGGCGCAGCCGGCTTCGGTACTCCCGCAGCTGTTTGTGCTCCGCTGCTCATGGCTCTCGGTTTCCCGGCAATGGCCGCGGTTACCACCGCTCTGATCATTCAGTCCACTCCGGTTACCTTCGGCGCTGTTGGTACTCCGGTTCTGCTCGGCGTTAAAACCGGTCTTGATAACCCGATCGTCCACGACGTTCTGGGCAAGAACGGCATCGCCTTCATGGACTACATTTACGAGATCGGCGCCAACGCCGCTCTGTTCCACGGCCTGATCGGTATCATGATCCCGACCTTCCTGGCCGTTATCCTGACCCGCTTCTTCGGCAAGGAAAAGTCCGTTGCCAAGGGTCTGGAAGCTCTGCCTTTCGGTATTTTCGCCGGTTTGGCTTTCACTGTTCCTTACTACCTGGTCGCCAAGTTCCTCGGACCCGAGTTCCCGTCCCTGATCGGTGGTCTCGTTGGTCTGGCTCTGGTTGTTACCGCTGCCAAGAACAACTTCCTTACTCCCAAGACCACTTGGGATTTCGATGCCCGTGAAAACTGGCCCAAGCACTGGATGGGTACCTGGGAACCCAAGTTCGCCAAGGCTCCTGAGCACATGACCCTCATGAAGGCATGGTCTCCTTACGTCCTGGTTGGTCTGTTCCTCGTTCTGTCCCGTAAGGTCGACTTCATCAAGGGTGCTCTGACGTCCGTTTCCATCCCCATCACTGACCTGTTCGGTACCGGTATTGGATACTCCATCAAGCCCTTGTACGTTCCTGGCTTCATCTTCCTGTGCGCTGTCATCTGCGCCTTCTTCATCCAGCGCATGGACTTCAGCGCTCTGAAGGACGCTGCTGGCAAGGCAGGTAAGACCACTCTTCAGGCTTCCTTCGCACTTGGCTTTGCCATTCCGATGGTTCGCGTATTCATCAACTCCGGTACCAACGCTTCCGGCCTTGCTTCCATGCCTTTGGAACTGGCTAACGGTGTTGCCGGTCTTGCTGGCTCCGCCTGGACCGGCTTTGCTGCCGTCATCGGTGCCATGGGTGCCTTTATTGCAGGCTCGAACACCGTGTCCAACATGATGTTCTCCCTGTTCCAGTTCGGTGTTGCTTCCCAGATCGATGTGCCTCAGGCCATCATCGTCGCCCTCCAGGCTGTCGGTGGCGCCGCAGGTAACATGATCACTGTTCACAACGTCGTCGCAGCAGCTGCTGTTGTCGGCCTGATGGACCGTGAAGGTGAAATCATCCGTAAGACTCTGATTCCTCTGACCTACTACCTGGTCATGGCCGGCATCCTGGGTGTCGTTCTGACTGGTGCAGGCATGGGATTGGTTCTTAAGTAA